Below is a genomic region from Lampris incognitus isolate fLamInc1 chromosome 2, fLamInc1.hap2, whole genome shotgun sequence.
TAGAAAATAATCGAAACAGTGATGATAAAATTAGGGCTTTAGTCGGAACTCTCATCCATAATGTGCTGTATATCCTGTTGGCACCATCATCATGTTGGTATTGTGCACAGGCAAATTTATAACCCTTGTGGTAACAAGCTACAGGTGATTTAAGGTTTCAAATTTAAATTGTTTATTTTACTTAAATCTAGACGCAAATTAGAATTAGGATATCTGTAACAGAGACTCTGTGGACAGTGATGTTGTCCACCGGCCTGATGATTGGTGGATTATTTGGAGGTTTATCTAAAAATAGTTTGAAAAGATAACTAAAATCATCCAAAGTTCACCTCCAGCTTCACTCCACGTGGCGATATGGCCCTGAAGACAGCTTCTATTGGCAATGGGAAGAAGCCATCTGCtgctgtggaccccccccccccccactaaaaaCTAGCAttcagagaaagaaaagaaactggAACGTGTGtgtgatgagagagagcgagagaaagtggGCTGGGGTGGCGTGGGGGGAGGTATAAAGAGTTCAGTTTTCTTTTCACACTACCTCAAAGTGAAGTTGAAagaactttttttccccatctaTGATGATCAGCTCCTACTCTGCGTTTGCTTTTGCAGAAGCAAGGTCAGAGCAGCAGAGCAGCCCCAATACATTTGTGACGTGTGCAGCATCCTGTTGTCACCATTTTTCTCCACCTGGTATTTAAAGACCTTGAAACAGCAGCTCCTTCAGTTAATGATTGGCTACTGTGGGGAAATTGTGCATTTACACTGTTGACTCTTATCACTGCTGACCACAAAGCCACTGAAGCCGTATCTCACAGGCTGACATTAATGATGAGGACAGTTCTTATTTTAAAGAGACAGGTCAATTTCTTGTTAGACTGCAATTGAAGAGATAGCGAGAATACAGAGATGCTATTCACACAAATGGGTCTATAATTGAGAGCCTATTATGTAGTTTGGCTGTGCGTGTTTGTAATTTAATTTATTGGCCAATAGAACCACCAATGAAAAAGACTGAAAATGTACTTTATTTCCCTCATATCTTATTTCAATGCAATCCAATACAAACTACAAGGTTTCCTTTATTCTGTGGAAGATGAAAAAAGTACAACTCAATCATTATAGTACAGAATATCCTTATATTTCTGCCTTGTAAATATTTTGTATGTGTGGATACGTGTCATCCTTTTTTTCTGCCTTCATTTTGTCTTACTCTCTTTTTTATAAATATCGTTTCACCACATATCATAACCTTTCACAGGTCTGCTCACATAACATTTAACAGAGAGCTTTTTTCAAAGGAAATGGGGTTTAAAAACAAACGTGTCCCATGTGGGAATGAAAACCTACAGCCTTACTTCAGCTATGTGAGTCATCATAACCCTGTATGTCCGTTTCAAAAAATTCAGCAGTTGTGCTCTTTCTTCTTATGGAGATCCAGAGCCTCACATTGTCTCCCAAAGGAGACCAGTCTTTGCACGGGCACGTCAGCTGCAAGGCCCGAGTCCCACCAGCTATATTCAGGCGACAGGATACACGTGGGCCTGTGGTCAATCAAGTAACGGTTCAGGTAGCTCTCCTCGAGGCCCCTTGCCATAAAACTATTTTCATAGTCCTGGAGAATGAGTAAGGAACAGGCACGTGCCAAGCTATACACCTCCCCAACCAGCCCTCCATACAGCTCTGAGGTGTAGTAGTAGTCTCCCTTGCCTTCCTCCACACATGCTGAAGATGTTTCTTCCGTCTCATATGGAAATGCGTATTGTGGCATTCCATAAAGCTCCGGGTGTAAAGTGGCCACCAGGTCTCCAAGAATTTCTTCCCTCACTGGAGCCAAAAACTCCTGGTCAACATCGACACAGAAGATGTACTCCACCTCACTTTGGATTGTTTCTTTGATGGTAGCCGCGAGCAGGTCCATGCGGCGCTGCGCTAACCTTTCCCAGCCAGGCATCTCTGCCACAGAAATCACCCTCAGCTCTCTTTTGGGCCCCAACTTGACAGGGGGATCAAGAGACCGAGGACTGTCAGTGAGAATGTAGTAGGTGACCATTCCACCGGGGAGGAAATGGAGTTCAGCTGACGAGAGGAAGCGTTGGACAAAGCGCGCATATGGTCCCACCACCATTGTGAACAGGCCCGTACTGATGCCCCGTTGGGCAAATTCAGCCCTACGCTGTGCTGAGCTGCTGCTGTCACCCCACACTAAAGGAGCACCCCATGATGTCTCCAGAGGACGTTGATGTCCAACTGCCCTGACAAGTGCCATTTCTGTCATTTCTTGTCCTCTGCCCGCCTTCAGAGTGTCAAAGATAGAATGAGGCCCCTCCACTTTGACAGTGGCTTTCGGTCCCCAGAGAAAGTCTGAGGAGAAAAAAGGATGTTTTACTATTTCAACAATTGCACAGATGTAATTATATGTGGTAGAGATGGCAAggagtgatttttcttttttgtttcatcCTTTAAAGTTCGAGGAGGATCACTATAATTTGTGGAGAGAATTGACCATTTTTTTTTGTTAGAACCGGACTTATCTTCATCAGCCTGTATTTTCTAGGGAGTTTTTGAAGCTCATATTACCCAGCTCTAATCATCTGTTATAAATAGAAGTCCCAGGAACTGAAAGTTTAGTTCTTAAGAGGGATCTTTTGATGTTTTCTGAAGTTCAAATGAGGTGACTGTACAAAGAGGTATTGCGGCATAAAGCAGCTTTCTGTACTGTGAGTGCTTTTTCATACATGCACATTAAACATCCTGGCACAGAGGTTAGAAAAAGACTCTACGAAACACTCACATATGAGAAGGGACAGGATAAGGCAGTACAGAACCAACTGTTTTCTGGTCACTCTTAGTGGCCCTGTTGATAGGACAAAAACACATGCGTAGCCAAATCAGATACTGAAGTATATTCTGATAACATGCTGCGGTTGAGTGTTGCCTGgtgaaacatacacacacacacccacacacacacacacacacacacgtggttgAATATGAATATACTATGCTTTCCCAATTCTATGACTGTAGCCAGCATCTTTGTTAGACGTTCTATTTTAAGCTACAGCTTCAATTTTCAACATCAAATGTCTCAAATGTCTCTGG
It encodes:
- the LOC130108090 gene encoding globoside alpha-1,3-N-acetylgalactosaminyltransferase 1-like — encoded protein: MVLVPFCKPPSGPLRVTRKQLVLYCLILSLLIYFLWGPKATVKVEGPHSIFDTLKAGRGQEMTEMALVRAVGHQRPLETSWGAPLVWGDSSSSAQRRAEFAQRGISTGLFTMVVGPYARFVQRFLSSAELHFLPGGMVTYYILTDSPRSLDPPVKLGPKRELRVISVAEMPGWERLAQRRMDLLAATIKETIQSEVEYIFCVDVDQEFLAPVREEILGDLVATLHPELYGMPQYAFPYETEETSSACVEEGKGDYYYTSELYGGLVGEVYSLARACSLLILQDYENSFMARGLEESYLNRYLIDHRPTCILSPEYSWWDSGLAADVPVQRLVSFGRQCEALDLHKKKEHNC